The Thermodesulfobacteriota bacterium genome includes the window GCTGCCCCGGGGCGGCGGCGTCGGCTTCGAGATCTTCGACCAGACCAGCATGGGCACCACGGACTTCGTCCAGCGCCTCCAGTACCAGCGCGCCCTGGAGGGGGAGCTGGCCCGTACCATCCGCCAGTTCCAGGCGGTGGAAACAGCGCGGGTGCACATCGCCACCCCCAAGGAGTCGCTGTTCGTGGAGGAGGAGCGGCCGCCCACCGCCTCGGTGAGCCTCAAGCTCCGGGGCGGCAGCCGGCTGGAGAAGGCCCAGATCCAGAGCATCGTCCACCTGGTGGCCTCGGCAGTGCCGGGCATGACCCCGGATGGCGTCACCCTGGTGGACACCAACGGCCGGCTCCTCTTCCAGAAGGAGGAGGACGCCGAGACCGCCGGCACCTCCACCAGCCAGATCGAATACCAGACCCGCATCGAGCAGGTCCTGCGCAAGAAGGTGGAGGACATGCTCGAAGGGGTGGTGGGGCCGAACAAGGTGGTGGCCCGGGTGACTGCCGAGGTCGATTTCTCCCGCCGCAGCGTCACCGAGGAGAATTTCGATCCGGAAAGCCAGGCGGTCCGCTCCGAGCAGCTGCTGACCGAACGTACCCTGGGGGAGGGCGAGCCGGCGGCCGGCATTCCCGGCGTCAAGGGCAGCCTGGCCACCACCACGGCGGAGGCGGACAGCGGTGCGGTGGCCGGCCGCACGTATTTCCGCAACAACGTCACCCGCAACTACGAGATCAGCCGCATCACCCGGCAGATCCTGGGCCCCACCGGCAGCATCAGCCGGCTGTCCGTGGCGGTGATGGTGGACGGCACCTACCGCACCGCCGAGGAGGATGGCAAGCCGGTGACCCGCTACGAGGCCCGGGCCAGCGACGAGATGAAACGGTTTGAAAGCCTGGTCAAGAACGCGATAGGATATAATGAGGAGCGGGGGGACCAGGTGGAGGTGGTCAACCTGCCCTTTGCCTCTATGGAGAAGGCCGCGCCCACCCCGGTGGAGGTGGCCGTCGGTCTCGGAGAGCGCTTTGCCATGCCGGTCGCTGCGGTCCTCATCGCTGCCCTGTTCATCCTCTTCGTGATCCGTCCCTTCCTGCGGGTCCTCCTGGCCAAGGCGCCGGCTCCCCGGCCGGTGCCGGTCGAGGTGCCGCCGGCGCCACCGGTCTCGGCCGAGGTGGAGGAGGGGCCGGCCCTGCCCAAGGCGCGTCCCCTCACCGACAAGGAGCGTATGCACCGTCTGGCCCAGACCGATCCGGATCGGGCTGCCGATCTGGTCCGCAAGTGGCTCCGGGAAGAATACCAGTAGGATTCACCCTGCCTGAGGTTGCTTGACCATGCCCAAGAAGGAAGCCAGCGGCCTTTCCGGTCCGGAGAAGGCCGCCATCTTTTTGCTCACCTTGGGGGAGGATTTCGCCACCGAGGTGTTCAAGCGTCTGGATGACGACGAGATCAAGACCGTTGGCCGGCAGATGGCCAAGATGGAGCAGGTGAAGAAGGAGGACATCTCGGCCCTGCTCTCCGAGTTCCGGATGGAGGATGGCGACCACGACATCTATCTGTCCGGGGACGATCTCCTGGAGACCGCCCTCAAGAAGGCCCGGGATGGGGAGCGGGCCGGCGCCATCCTGGACGAGATCCGCTCCGACTGGAAGCTGACCCTGTTCCAGAAGGCCCGCAAGCTGGAGTCCAAGGTGCTCGTCAACTTCCTCAGGAACGAGCATCCCCAGACCGTAGCCCTGGTGATGGCGGTCCTCGACCATGCCCAGGCGGCCTCCATCCTGGCCGAGCTGCCGGAGAACCTCCAGGTGGAGGTGGTGATGCGGCTGGCGGAGCTGGACAAGGTCAGCCCCGAGATCCTGGTGGAGGTGGACCGGGTGCTCCAGGACGAGCTGCTGTCCGTGGAGGGGGTGGAGGGTCAGACCCTGGGCGGGGTGGCGGCGGTGGCCGAGATCCTGAACAACGCCGACCGCGCCCTGGAGGCCAGCATCCTGGAGGGGGTGGAGGAGCAGCGGGAGTCCCTGGCCGACGAGATCCGGCGGCTGATGTTCGTCTTCGATGACCTGGTCAACATCGACGACCGGGGCGTCATGGCCATCCTCAAGGAGGTCAGCACCGACGACCTCAAGCTGGCCCTGAAGACCGCGTCCGACGACCTCCGGGAGAAGATCTTCCGCAACATGTCGTCCCGGGCGGTGACCATGCTGAAAGAGGACATGGAGATCATGGGGCCGGTGCGGGTCCGGGACGTGGAAGCGGCCCAGCAGGCGATCCTCAAGGTGGCCAAGAGGCTCGAGTCCGAGGGCAAGATCCAGCTGATGGGCAAGGGCGGCGAAGAGGAATATGTCTAGCGTCATCAAGACCCGGCGCGAGGCGGCGCCGGCCGATCAGCCGGCGGATCTCCATGGCTGGGCTGCGGCCAGCGAGGCGGAGGATTTTCTGCCGTTCGATCAGTTCTGGCAGGAAGGGGTAGCCCAGAAGCCGGAGCAGGATCACGAGGCAGAGCTGGCCCGGCGCCGGGAGGAGGTCGATCGTCAGCTCCAGGCCATGCTGGCCAAGGCCCGGGAAGAGGGGGCCCGCCTGGAGCGGGATGGCTACGAGAAGGGCTACGCCCAGGGCGAGAAGGACGGGGTGGCCTTTGGCCGCAAGCAG containing:
- the fliF gene encoding flagellar basal-body MS-ring/collar protein FliF translates to MATPREIASQFGQTVAGLTVPQKITGAIILAITIGGLVAIIMSGTRTEYKVLFSGLSQDDAAGVIARLKEQRIEYQLAAEGSTILVPAAQVYETRLNLAGEGLPRGGGVGFEIFDQTSMGTTDFVQRLQYQRALEGELARTIRQFQAVETARVHIATPKESLFVEEERPPTASVSLKLRGGSRLEKAQIQSIVHLVASAVPGMTPDGVTLVDTNGRLLFQKEEDAETAGTSTSQIEYQTRIEQVLRKKVEDMLEGVVGPNKVVARVTAEVDFSRRSVTEENFDPESQAVRSEQLLTERTLGEGEPAAGIPGVKGSLATTTAEADSGAVAGRTYFRNNVTRNYEISRITRQILGPTGSISRLSVAVMVDGTYRTAEEDGKPVTRYEARASDEMKRFESLVKNAIGYNEERGDQVEVVNLPFASMEKAAPTPVEVAVGLGERFAMPVAAVLIAALFILFVIRPFLRVLLAKAPAPRPVPVEVPPAPPVSAEVEEGPALPKARPLTDKERMHRLAQTDPDRAADLVRKWLREEYQ
- the fliG gene encoding flagellar motor switch protein FliG; the protein is MPKKEASGLSGPEKAAIFLLTLGEDFATEVFKRLDDDEIKTVGRQMAKMEQVKKEDISALLSEFRMEDGDHDIYLSGDDLLETALKKARDGERAGAILDEIRSDWKLTLFQKARKLESKVLVNFLRNEHPQTVALVMAVLDHAQAASILAELPENLQVEVVMRLAELDKVSPEILVEVDRVLQDELLSVEGVEGQTLGGVAAVAEILNNADRALEASILEGVEEQRESLADEIRRLMFVFDDLVNIDDRGVMAILKEVSTDDLKLALKTASDDLREKIFRNMSSRAVTMLKEDMEIMGPVRVRDVEAAQQAILKVAKRLESEGKIQLMGKGGEEEYV